In Bacillota bacterium, the sequence CCGATTGCGATATGCAAACTTCCCACCCCGCAAACCTTCAGGAAAAATTTTCGCCGCCAAACCCTTTTTTTCCTCTTTTTCTGACCCCCCGGAAGCCGGCCTATCCGTTCAGCTTCTGGATCAGCTTCTCGATCGCCCTGGCAAGCTCCCGGGCGCAATCCCGGTAGGCCTCGCGGGGCTGCCCGTAGGGATCAGGAATGTCGTAGCCGGCAAGCTCGGCTTCGATTTTTCTGATTTCCCGCGTCTCCGGCCGGACCTCCTCCGCAAGAAGCTCCTCCCAGGCGGTGAGCTCATTCTCAATTTCCTGGAGGCGCTTCAAAATTTCGGATCTTTCCTGCTCCAGCCTGCCGATTGCCCCGCTGTACGCGGCCCGAAATCTTTCCTTCTTTTCCTGAACCCTCCTGATCAAATCCACCAGGCGGGCCTCTCTCTCCCTCCGGGCGGCGGGATCCAGAAACTCCTTTAAGATGAAGACCTTCCCCCGCGCCTCGGGGTAGAGCTCCAGGAGCTGGCGCTTCTGGCTCGCCGTCATGGTAAAAATCAAATCCGCCGCCTGCGCCATTTCCCGCGTCAGCTGCACCGCCCGGTGCCCCGAGAGGTCGAGCCCTTCATCTGCCAGAACAGAGAGCGCCTCCGTACT encodes:
- a CDS encoding low molecular weight protein arginine phosphatase; translated protein: MRILFVCTGNTCRSIMAEALARKLLRRSNLENQVEVASAGLAALPGAPASTEALSVLADEGLDLSGHRAVQLTREMAQAADLIFTMTASQKRQLLELYPEARGKVFILKEFLDPAARREREARLVDLIRRVQEKKERFRAAYSGAIGRLEQERSEILKRLQEIENELTAWEELLAEEVRPETREIRKIEAELAGYDIPDPYGQPREAYRDCARELARAIEKLIQKLNG